A DNA window from Aspergillus nidulans FGSC A4 chromosome V contains the following coding sequences:
- a CDS encoding glutamate decarboxylase (transcript_id=CADANIAT00003642) — MVHLASIKKDDDFEPVVNRVDSIKLDTIEEDDYSATVYGTRFATQQLPHAEMPDREMPREVAYRMIKDELSLDGNPMLNLASFVTTYMEDEAEKLMAESFSKNFIDYEEYPQSAEIQNRCVNMIARLFNAPTDSDTDHPMGTSTVGSSEAIMLGTLAMKKRWQNKRKAEGKDYSRPNIVMNSAVQVCWEKAARYFDVEERYVYCTEERYVIDPQQAVDLVDENTIGICAILGTTYTGEYEDVKAINDLLVERGLDCPIHVDAASGGFVAPFIHPTLQWDFRLEKVVSINVSGHKYGLVYPGVGWVVWRSPEFLPKELIFNINYLGAEQASFTLNFSKGASHVIGQYYQMIRLGKRGYRSVMVNITRIADYLADQLEQLGFIIMSQRRGRGLPLVAFRLPADRADETFDEFAIAHQLRERGWIVPAYTMAPHSNNLKLMRVVVREDFSMSRCDQLLSDIKLALKSLREMDQAMLERYTQHVRSHTTKSHRAKHTHPHYKNETHSLQGRTGKTHGVC; from the exons ATGGTTCATCTCGCATCCATCAAGAAAGACGACGACTTCGAGCCTGTCGTCAACCGCGTCGATTCCATAAAGCTCGACAccattgaagaggatgattACTCGGCCACCGTCTATGGTACGCGTTTTGCAACCCAGCAGCTGCCTCACGCCGAGATGCCAGATCGTGAGATGCCTCGCGAGGTGGCTTATCGTATGATAAAGGATGAGCTGAGCTTGGACGGTAACCCGATGCTGAA CTTGGCGAGTTTTGTCACTACTTACATG gaagatgaggccGAGAAACTCATGGCCGAATCGTTCAGCAAGAACTTTATCGACTATGAAGAGTACCCTCAGTCCGCCGAGATTCAGAACCGATGCGTCAACATGATCGCCCGTTTATTCAATGCTCCCACGGACAGTGACACCGACCACCCAATGGGCACCTCCACTGTCGGCTCGTCAGAGGCGATCATGCTGGGCACTCTGGCGATGAAGAAACGGTGGCAGAACAAGCGCAAGGCAGAAGGGAAGGACTACTCGCGGCCCAATATCGTCATGAACAGCGCTGTCCAGGTTTGCTGGGAGAAGGCAGCCCGCTATTTCGATGTTGAGGAGCGATATGTATATTGCACGGAGGAGCGCTACGTTATTGATCCTCAGCAGGCGGTGGACCTTGTTGACGAGAATACCATCGGTATCTGCGCCATTTTGGGCACAACATACACCGGAGAATACGAGGACGTCAAGGCGATCAACGACCTTTTGGTCGAGCGCGGCCTGGACTGCCCAATACACGTCGATGCCGCTAGTGGTGGCTTCGTTGCCCCCTTCATCCACCCAACCCTGCAATGGGACTTCCGTCTGGAGAAGGTCGTCTCAATCAACGTCTCCGGCCACAAGTACGGCCTGGTCTACCCCGGTGTTGGATGGGTCGTCTGGCGATCGCCTGAGTTCCTACCCAAGgagctcatcttcaacatcaactaTCTCGGCGCTGAGCAAGCCAGTTTCACGCTAAACTTCTCTAAGGGCGCTTCACATGTCATTGGCCAGTACTACCAGATGATTCGGCTGGGCAAGCGAGGATACCGCTCGGTCATGGTGAACATCACCCGGATCGCGGATTATCTAGCTGACCAGCTCGAACAGCTCGGCTTTATCATCATGAGCCAGCGCCGCGGTCGGGGACTGCCTCTAGTTGCGTTTCGCCTCCCTGCGGACCGGGCGGACGAGACATTCGATGAATTCGCGATCGCGCACCAGCTGCGCGAGCGAGGATGGATTGTGCCGGCTTACACTATGGCGCCACACAGTAACAACCTGAAATTGATGCGCGTCGTGGTACGTGAGGACTTTTCCATGAGCCGGTGCGATCAGCTCTTGAGCGATATTAAGCTGGCCCTAAAAAGCCTGCGTGAAATGGATCAGGCGATGTTGGAAAGATATACGCA ACACGTTCGCTCGCATACAACCAAGTCGCATCGGGCAAAGCACACGCATCCACACTACAAGAATGAAACGCACTCGCTGCAGGGCAGGACAGGCAAGACGCACGGGGTTTGTTAA
- a CDS encoding uncharacterized protein (transcript_id=CADANIAT00003643) encodes MAKKGGKGKKGKKSGSTATAAAATNKAAEPVAAAVPDTSVEENVAKSETEVEQAPTETVEAPTSTPATAAPETTTETATSAPEAPPIAAAATENKDEVPVPAAKDAPIEEAVEAVPKTEAKEDELKETAVAPETTAEEPKVTTETETETATAPLTNPEIVAATTTLPERLKESESHEETSTKRPLETPIFTEKEHKPAKIAKFEDESVAEPTAAETPVQSENVGNAAETDLPNEAGKVPPQMVPGLGAHPADKPLADFETPGLSVVSSNVVNNKEATPAVETSEEPKAVEAIATSEVPTAQKETIPSDAKAPEPAKSENAPAEEKPLTTTATTTAVDSTTENAKEEAKALPKTDEPAVTQPTAAAAAVGAGTSEAPATLEGPKETPSAQKEPSVVGKTTADATTGPAATVGTTAQEESKTVPSAQQEPAVSKPTAAAAAATAAPTGDDKQKVEEPSKSKLETPEVTKPPAAVTPPEKAHAAPVVSEATGATSSAADKPAASNQTQPEKPSGLSESAAAARAATQKSQQAKAAESQSADKAQSDGAAQSEEGKTTTEQTAAAQSETSKADKRKSGFFGWLKRKVKGT; translated from the exons ATGGCCAAGAAGGGAGgcaaaggaaagaagggaaagaagagcggCTCTACcgctactgctgctgccgcgacCAACAAGGCCGCCGAGCCTGTGGCTGCTGC CGTTCCCGACACGTCCGTTGAAGAGAACGTCGCAAAGAGCGAAACCGAAGTTGAGCAAGCTCCTACAGAAACGGTTGAGGCGCCCACTTCCACCCCTGCTACCGCTGCCCCGGAGACCACCACCGAGACCGCTACTTCTGCGCCAGAAGCTCCACCGATtgctgccgccgccactGAGAACAAAGACGAGGTTCCAGTCCCCGCCGCAAAAGATGCTCCGATAGAGGAGGCGGTGGAAGCGGTACCGAAAACCGAGGCAaaggaggatgagctgaaAGAGACTG CAGTCGCGCCGGAGACAACGGCTGAAGAACCAAAGGTGACGACTGAGACCGAGACTGAGACCGCGACTGCTCCGCTCACCAATCCCGAAATTGTCGCCGCGACCACTACCCTTCCCGAAAGACTTAAGGAGTCGGAGAGCCACGAGGAAACGAGTACCAAGAGACCCCTGGAGACTCCCATCTTCACTGAGAAGGAGCATAAGCCCGCGAAGATTGCAAAATTCGAAGATGAATCTGTGGCCGAACCCACAGCAGCCGAAACGCCCGTCCAAAGCGAGAACGTTGGCAATGCAGCTGAAACTGACTTGCCGAACGAAGCAGGCAAGGTGCCGCCACAGATGGTGCCTGGCCTTGGTGCGCACCCGGCCGATAAGCCATTGGCGGACTTCGAAACCCCTGGGCTTTCCGTCGTAAGCAGCAACGTCGTTAACAACAAGGAGGCTACTCCTGCGGTTGAGACCTCGGAGGAGCCTAAAGCTGTGGAGGCTATTGCTACCTCCGAAGTTCCTACTGCTCAGAAAGAGACAATTCCTTCAGACGCGAAGGCTCCTGAACCTGCCAAGAGTGAGAACGCACCGGCTGAGGAAAAGCCTCTGACCACCACTGCTACAACTACTGCTGTTGACTCTACCACTGAGAACGCcaaggaggaagcgaaggcTCTCCCCAAGACGGATGAGCCTGCGGTCACTCAGCccacagctgcagctgcggctgTAGGCGCCGGCACCTCGGAGGCACCCGCCACGTTAGAAGGGCCCAAGGAGACGCCATCGGCCCAGAAGGAGCCGTCTGTAGTCGGCAAGACTACCGCTGATGCCACAACAGGCCCTGCTGCTACTGTTGGTACTACTGCTCAGGAAGAATCCAAGACAGTTCCCTCAGCCCAACAGGAGCCTGCAGTGTCCAAGCCCACAGCggccgctgcagctgcaaccGCTGCGCCGACTGGGGATGACAAGCAGAAGGTTGAGGAACCTTCCAAGTCCAAGCTGGAGACCCCTGAGGTGACTAAGCCCCCGGCTGCCGTCACACCACCGGAAAAGGCCCATGCGGCACCCGTTGTCAGCGAAGCCACTGGGGCCACCTCTAGCGCTGCTGATAAGCCGGCTGCTTCCAACCAGACTCAACCTGAGAAGCCTTCGGGACTCAGCGAGAGCGCAGCTGCGGCGCGTGCTGCGACCCAGAAATCGCAACAGGCCAAGGCTGCCGAGTCACAATCTGCTGATAAAGCGCAATCGGATGGCGCCGCGCAGTCCGAAGAGGGCAAAACCACCACGGAGCAAACCGCTGCTGCTCAATCGGAGACCTCCAAGGCCGACAAGCGAAAGAGCGGCTTCTTTGGTTGGCTCAAGCGCAAGGTTAAGGGAACCTGA
- a CDS encoding uncharacterized protein (transcript_id=CADANIAT00003644) codes for MSVREKLRKLLGRNRCKPSDSGIKIVYYRRGEIPPSKFKGPFDKDHQKRLAAWSFEKAQQGRPRSPDLCLSPCTTLPDYPPSREVTDGALGQARPRIPGVGFSNEATPAAYHDEFIQDRQATASLSSTTAVDPESFSDSTMTLFLDPLDDDSATKAKAPIRSTSPVVRSGATSTLPGKGTPTPFAPNDLSQALNAVQICS; via the exons ATGAGTGTCCGAGAGAAATTACGGAAGTTGCTGGGGAGGAACCGATGTAAACCGTCCGATTCGGGGATCAAGATCGTGTATTACAGACGAGGCGAGATTCCCCCATCAAAGTTCAAGGGCCCGTTCGATAAGGATCACCAGAAACGACTGGCTGCGTGGTCATTCGAGAAAGCCCAACAAGGCCGCCCACGTTCTCCCGATCTCTGCCTCTCACCTTGCACCACCCTGCCGGACTATCCTCCCTCTCGGGAGGTTACCGACGGGGCTCTAGGCCAGGCCCGGCCCAGGATACCTGGGGTGGGCTTTTCTAATGAAG CGACCCCGGCGGCTTACCATGACGAATTCATCCAAGATCGACAGGCTACTGCATCCTTGtcttccaccaccgccgtTGATCCAGAAAGCTTCAGCGACTCAACAATGACCCTCTTCCTCGACCCCCTCGACGACGACTCGGCGACTAAGGCCAAAGCGCCAATCCGCAGCACCTCGCCAGTTGTACGATCGGGCGCCACGTCGACTCTCCCGGGGAAGGGAACACCCACACCATTCGCCCCTAACGATCTATCACAAGCGTTGAACGCTGTACAGATCTGTTCATAG
- a CDS encoding tryptophan synthase (transcript_id=CADANIAT00003645) — translation MLVSVKSHFRPRYEPYSSRWRQSKKGRQTLPRVSEEKYLKPVNDSFNLNLGDLLQSPLWFKHHVDIPAVDMPARLGRFGGQFAPELQMDLLLDLPSVFHSVLSDNRFWTEFSASPFLRPSPLHLAHSLTKAVGGANIWLKRDDLNPFGSYQTRNIVGQILFAQHIGKTEISMECGFAGHGLFCATMCARMNMKCTILMGASDIAAQPDAVEEMKQLGATVVSVQCSISDDGSGTLRAATNEALRYSLTRLNSTYHISTGTVGPHPLPTITRTFQSLLGQEIKICSSELPGRGRRKNNFRPSALVSTSGAAALGMFAPFISDPAVRLIAVEAADAAPLTHGSPGVMYGCKTLLLQDENGQILPSHSISPDLNFPCAGPELAHWRDLGRLETVTASSEEAVRGLRILCESEGIVPGLATSHAVLETVRVARQLGIGKDVVLLISG, via the coding sequence ATGCTCGTGTCTGTTAAGTCTCACTTCCGCCCTCGGTATGAGCCTTACTCAAGTCGATGGagacagagcaagaaggGCAGACAAACTCTTCCTCGTGTGTCTGAAGAGAAATACCTCAAGCCAGTCAACGACAGCTTCAACTTGAACCTCGGGGATCTCCTGCAAAGTCCTCTGTGGTTTAAACATCATGTCGACATTCCGGCTGTTGATATGCCTGCACGTCTTGGAAGGTTCGGCGGTCAATTTGCTCCAGAGTTGCAGAtggacctcctcctcgatcttcCTAGCGTATTCCACAGCGTCCTCTCTGACAACCGGTTCTGGACAGAGTTCTCTGCCAGCCCCTTCCTCCGTCCTAGTCCTCTTCATTTAGCCCATAGCTTGACGAAGGCCGTCGGCGGGGCGAACATCTGGCTAAAGCGCGATGACCTCAACCCTTTCGGCAGCTATCAAACCCGCAACATCGTCGGCCAGATTCTTTTCGCCCAGCATATTGGAAAGACAGAGATTTCCATGGAATGTGGATTTGCAGGGCATGGTCTCTTCTGTGCTACCATGTGTGCGCGCATGAATATGAAGTGTACAATCCTCATGGGGGCCTCTGATATCGCCGCACAACCTGACGCCGTTGAGGAAATGAAACAGCTCGGCGCGACTGTTGTCAGCGTTCAATGCTCAATCAGTGACGATGGCAGCGGCACCCTCCGAGCTGCCACCAACGAAGCCCTTCGCTACTCGTTGACTCGCCTCAATTCGACATACCATATCAGTACTGGCACCGTCGGCCCCCATCCCCTCCCAACCATCACCCGCACCTTCCAATCGCTACTCGGCCAGGAGATCAAGATCTGCAGCTCAGAACTTCCGGGCAGGGGACGTCGAAAGAACAACTTCAGACCGTCCGCCCTTGTATCCACTTCCGGTGCCGCAGCTCTAGGCATGTTTGCGCCTTTCATTTCCGACCCAGCCGTCCGCCTCATTGCTGTTGAAGCAGCGGACGCGGCACCACTAACTCACGGCTCGCCGGGCGTAATGTACGGCTGTAAGACTCTTCTATTGCAAGACGAGAATGGCCAGATTCTGCCGTCGCACTCTATATCTCCAGATCTGAATTTCCCTTGCGCAGGCCCTGAATTGGCTCATTGGAGGGATCTCGGGCGGCTAGAGACGGTTACGGCGTCGAGCGAAGAAGCTGTAAGGGGATTGAGGATATTGTGTGAGAGCGAGGGGATTGTGCCTGGTCTGGCTACATCACATGCAGTTCTAGAGACTGTTAGGGTTGCTAGGCAATTGGGGATTGGTAAGGATGTTGTTCTGCTTATTTCGGGCTGA
- a CDS encoding guanine nucleotide exchange factor SDO1 (transcript_id=CADANIAT00003646): protein MPINQPSNQIKFTNVSVVRLKKGKKRFELACYKNKLLEYRSGAEKDLDNVLQVPTIFLSVSKAQTAPAAELIKAFGPDTPADEIRQEILRKGEVQVGERERKEIAERIEKEVLDIVSGRLIDPTTKRVYTPGMISKALDQLTAASGQMQQQQSAAQTGENGAGDEDAAAPRQQKKPLWTGVNPNKSAKSLALEAMKALIAWQPIPVMRARMRLRVTCPVSLLKQSVKSAAPAGSNNKEKESQSGGGGSKNKKGGKGKKSARRGDDTDSEGESAPVQPKGPSNVKDKILSFIESIESQEIASDEWEVVGFAEPGAFKGLNEFVGNETRGRGRVEVLDMAVTYED from the coding sequence ATGCCAATCAATCAACCCTCGAACCAGATAAAATTCACAAACGTCTCCGTCGTGCGCCTAAAAAAAGGCAAGAAACGCTTCGAACTAGCCTGCTACAAAAACAAACTGTTGGAATATCGTTCTGGCGCCGAAAAAGACCTCGACAATGTCCTTCAGGTCCCCACGATCTTCCTTTCTGTCTCCAAAGCACAGACCGCACCTGCAGCGGAATTAATCAAGGCCTTTGGCCCTGACACGCCCGCCGACGAAATCCGCCAGGAAATTTTACGAAAAGGCGAAGTGCAAGTGGGGGAGCGCGAGCGAAAAGAAATCGCCGAGCGaattgagaaggaggtaCTTGATATTGTTTCAGGTCGACTGATTGatccgacgacgaagagggtTTATACGCCGGGGATGATTTCGAAGGCACTGGATCAGTTGACAGCGGCGAGTGggcagatgcagcagcagcaatcagCAGCGCAGACAGGAGAAAATGGAGCGGGTGATGAAGACGCCGCAGCGCCTAGGCAACAGAAGAAACCTCTATGGACGGGTGTGAACCCAAACAAGTCGGCCAAGAGTCTCGCGCTTGAGGCGATGAAGGCGTTGATTGCGTGGCAGCCTATTCCGGTTATGAGAGCACGGATGCGGCTTCGAGTAACTTGTCCCGTGTCGCTGCTAAAGCAGAGTGTTAAGTCCGCGGCGCCGGCTGGGTCAAAtaacaaggagaaggaatctCAaagcggtggtggtggttcaAAGAACAAAAAAGGtggaaagggaaagaaatCGGCTCGCCGCGGTGACGACACTGACTCCGAGGGTGAGAGTGCGCCTGTCCAGCCAAAGGGCCCGAGCAACGTCAAGGATAAGATCCTGAGTTTTATCGAATCCATTGAGTCACAGGAGATTGCTAGCGATGAATGGGAGGTGGTTGGTTTTGCAGAGCCTGGTGCATTCAAAGGACTGAACGAGTTTGTTGGCAATGAGACTCGGGGGCGGGGACGGGTGGAAGTTTTGGATATGGCAGTTACTTATGAGGATTAA
- the cp3 gene encoding carboxypeptidase C cpyA (transcript_id=CADANIAT00003647): protein MRVLPATLLVGAATAATPAQQVLGGLQDFGNAVQDAMHENLPKINKPLEAFQEQLKSLYEAREFWEEVANAFPQNLDHNPVFSLPKKHTRRPDSHWDHIVRGADVQSVWVTGENGEKEREIEGKLEAYDLRIKKTDPSSLGIDPDVKQYTGYLDDNENDKHLFYWFFESRNDPKNDPVVLWLNGGPGCSSLTGLFMELGPSSIDENIKPVYNPYAWNSNASVIFLDQPVNVGYSYSGSTVSDTVAAGKDVYALLTLFFKQFPEYAEQDFHIAGESYAGHYIPVFTSEILSHQKRNINLKSVLIGNGLTDGLTQYEYYRPMACGEGGYPAVLDESSCRSMDNALGRCQSMIESCYNSESAWVCVPASIYCNNALLAPYQRTGQNVYDVRGKCEDESNLCYKGMGYVSEYLNKPEVRAAVGAEVDGYDSCNFDINRNFLFHGDWMKPYHRLVPGILEQIPVLIYAGDADFICNWLGNKAWTEALEWPGHKEFAAAPMEDLKIVDNEHTGKKIGQIKTHGNFTFMRLYGGGHMVPMDQPEASLEFFNRWLGGEWF, encoded by the exons ATGAGAGTTCTTCCAGCTACACTGCTGGTTGGTGCGGCCACTGCCGCTACACCAGCCCAGCAGGTGCTCGGCGGTCTCCAGGACTTCGGGAATGCCGTACAAGACGCTATGCATGAGAATTTGCCGAAGATAAACAAGCCGCTTGAAGCTTTCCAGGAGCAGCTCAAGTCCCTTTATGAGGCTCGTGAATTCTGGGAGGAGGTTGCCAATGCTTTCCCCCAAAACCTTGACCACAACCCTGTCTTTTCTCTGCCGAAAAAGCACACACGCCGTCCTGACTCGCACTGGGACCATATTGTCCGTGGTGCTGATGTCCAGAGTGTCTGGGTGACAGGAGAGAAtggcgagaaggagagggagattGAGGGTAAGCTTGAGGCCTATGATCTTAGGATCAAGAAGACAGACCCCTCTTCCCTGGGTATCGACCCCGATGTCAAGCAATACACGGGGTATCTGGATGACAATGAAAATGATAAACATTTGTTTTACT GGTTCTTTGAGTCACGAAACGACCCCAAAAACGATCCTGTGGTTCTGTGGTTGAACGGTGGCCCTGGCTGTTCTTCTCTCACTGGACTCTTCATGGAGCTTGGGCCCAGCAGTATTGATGAGAACATCAAGCCGGTTTATAACCCGTATGCGTGGAACTCCAACGCTTCCGTTATCTTCTTGGACCAGCCCGTCAACGTTGGCTACTCTTACAGCGGCAGTACTGTCAGCGacactgttgctgctggaaaGGACGTTTACGCCCTGCTTACTCTGTTCTTCAAGCAATTTCCTGAGTATGCCGAGCAGGATTTCCACATCGCTGGAGAATCCTATGCTGGCCACTACATTCCTGTTTTTACTTCTGAGATCCTCTCTCACCAGAAGCGCAACATCAACCTGAAGTCCGTCTTAATCGGCAACGGCTTGACCGACGGTCTCACCCAGTACGAATACTACCGCCCCATGGCCTGTGGCGAGGGTGGCTATCCTGCTGTGTTGGATGAGAGCAGCTGCCGCTCCATGGACAATGCTCTTGGTCGATGCCAGTCTATGATTGAGTCTTGCTACAACAGTGAGAGTGCTTGGGTCTGTGTCCCCGCCTCCATATACTGTAACAACGCCCTCCTCGCTCCTTATCAGCGCACCGGACAGAACGTGTACGACGTTCGGGGCAAGTGCGAGGACGAGAGTAACCTTTGTTACAAAGGTATGGGTTACGTTTCCGAATATCTGAACAAGCCTGAAGTCCGTGCGGCTGTCGGTGCCGAGGTTGATGGTTACGACTCCTGCAATTTTGACATCAACCgcaacttcctcttccatgGTGACTGGATGAAACCTTACCACCGCCTTGTCCCTGGCATTCTTGAGCAGATACCTGTTCTCATCTATGCTGGTGATGCCGATTTCATCTGCAACTGGCTCGGAAACAAGGCCTGGACTGAGGCCCTTGAATGGCCTGGCCACAAGGAGTTCGCCGCAGCTCCCATGGAGGATCTAAAGATCGTCGACAACGAACACactggcaaga